The sequence ACGGACCCGGTTGTAAGTCCTATCGAACTCACAACTTTTTTAAATAAAATAAAGGAAATTCCAAGGAATAGTTTTGCAGTTATTACCGGAAATGCACCGGGTTTTATTAGTGATAATTTTTATGCACAACTCATATTAATTCTAAAAGAAAAAAATATAAAAGTAATTCTTGATACTGACGGCACAGCACTAAAAAATGGTATAAGTGCAAGCCCTTATTTGATAAAACCGAACATTCATGAGTTTGGCAGGCTTGTCGAAAAAAATATATCGGGTATTGATGAAATAATTGAGTATGCAAAACCTTATAAAAATGTTGTAGAATATATAGTCGTCTCGATGGGCGTCATGGGAGCGCTTGCTATTTCAAATAATATTGTATATCATGTAATTCCTCCTAAAATTAAGGTAGGAAGCTCCATTGGCGCAGGCGACTCGCTTGTTGCAGGCATTGTTTTTTCGCTCAGCACAGGCAATAGTTTTGAAGAAGCTCTTACTTTGGGCGTTGCAAGCGGTACGGCTGCAACACTTAATCAAGGAAGAGAGTTGTGTAAAAAAGAAGATATTGATAAAATAAAAAAAGAGGTAAATATTAAAATTATTTAATTTACTTATTTTTAATGATGTGTATTATATATTACATAATGAAAGGAGGTGAAAGTACATGAAGAAGCTTGTGATGTTATTCATAGCTATTGCCTTTTTTACCAGTTTTACTTTGGTAAGCTGTGGTCCATCAGCGGAGCCACCAAAGCCAGCGCCTAAAGAAGAAGCAAAACCGGCAGCACCAGCACCAGCGCCGGAGAAAGCTCCTGCTCCAGCACCAGCACCAGAGAAAGCTCCAGAGAAACCAGCACCAGCACCAGAGAAAAAGTAGTTTTTCACTTTTATCAGGGTATATCCATACGTGGATATACCCTAAACCAATGAAAAAAGAGGTGAACCATGAAAGTAAAATCATTTGGACTCATATTATTCGTTATTTTAATCTCACTGTCATTAAGTGGGTGCGGATGCTTTCAACAGCAGATGAAGGGAGAAACTCCTGCTCCTGGAGCTCCGCAGGCACAACTTGTTGAACCTGGAGCAAAAGCTGCAATTCCTGTTGAAACTCCTGCGTCTGTGGTTGCAGCGATGAAAGACGTGAACTTCGATTTTGATAAATATAATATAAGGCCAGGAGATGCCGAGATTTTAAAACAGAATGCGGACTGGTTCAGGGCTAACCCCGGCAAGAAAGTCCGGATCGAAGGTTATTGCGATGAAAGAGGTACAACAGAATATAACCTTGTACTCGGACAGAAGAGAGCTGATTCTGCAAAATCATATGTCGGCAATCTTGGGGTTGATACTAAACTCATGGAAACAGTAAGCTATGGGAAAGAAAAACCGCTTGATCCGGGACATAACGAAGCAGCATGGGCAAAAAACAGAAGGGCTCAGTTTTTACCGGTTCAGTAAAATGGTGCAAAAAAGGGAGGGAACTTCAACTGCCCTCCCTTTTATCCATACTTCTGAAGAATTATCAAACCATCTACATTTAGATAATAAAACAAAAGAAGAAATAAAAAAGGTTTCCAAACTCTATTCCTTTAGAATACCAAAATTTTATTTAGACCTTATGGAAAAAGACAATCCTCTTTGCGCCATAAGAAAACAGTCTGTACCTTCAATTGAAGAGCTCGCAGGCAACGGCAATCTCGATCCTTTAAACGAAAAAAATATATCCCTGACGCCATCGTTTTTTAAAAGGTACCATCATAGAGGTGTTTTTTTAGCAAGCTCGGACTGTGCTATGTATTGCAGATTTTGCAACAGAAGAAGGCTCATCGGTAAAAAATGGGATGCCAGATTGTATTGGGAAGATACATTCCAATATTTAGAAAAGGATAGAGAAACGCATGAGGTCATCATTTCCGGAGGAGACCCCTTGATGCTCTCACCCGATGAGCTTGATTATATTCTAACAAGATTAAGATCAATTCAAAGCATAAAAAGCATAAGGATAAGCACAAGAATGCCTGTTGTGTATCCTGAAGGTTTGAAACAGGGTCACTTTGATGCTTTAAAAAAGAGTTCGCCTTTATGGATTGTAATTCACATAAATCATCCTCGCGAAGTTTCCAGAGATTTTATTGAAACCACGAGTCGATTAAGGGATGCCGGCGGTATCGTTATTAGTCAAACTGTTCTTTTAAGAGGTGTAAACGACTGTCCAAACGTTCTTGCCAGATTATTTGAAAACCTTATCTACTGTGGCGTTAAACCTTATTACCTTTTTCAGCTTGATGAGGTAAGGGGTGCAGGACATTTTAAAGTAAAACTAAAAAAGGGTATTGAGATAATGAGATATTTAAGAGCTAATATCTCTGGTCTGGCAATACCGCAATATGCATTGGATATTACCGGAGGTCTCGGCAAGGTTCCTGTAGATTACAAATATATAAAGAAGAGATACGGCAATAAAGTTCTTGTTGAAGGCCTATCAGGCAAAACAGGCATTTACAATGATGACGCAAAACAGAGTAATTGCTCAGGGTGTAATATCTGCAAACAGAACCTTCTCTGATATGAGATCTTTTACCTGTAAATGCATTACCGTTAAGACATTTACAGTTGTTTGTTAGGCATTCTGAATATTGCAATCATGTAATGTACGGCAGAATATATGCTGAAAAAAAGTGAAGCATATAAAATTATCAATCCAAGGCTGTGCATTATCCGGTCAAATTTGTGTATAGAACTGTAAAAAAGTATACAGGTAATCCCGACGATTTGCAGAGCAGTTTTTAGTTTGCCTGAAAAAGATGGATAGATATCAATACCTTCTGTTGCATAAAAAGACCTGAGGCCGTTTATCAGAAATTCTCTTCCGACGAGGATTAATGTAATCCAAAGAGGCACAAGCCTGTAATATGAAAGTGCAATAAGGACCGAAGTAACAAGCAGCTTATCTGCAATAGGATCGAGATAGAGCCCAAGTTTAGTTTTCATGGACATTTTTCTTGCAATGTAACCATCAAGACCATCTGTTATGCCTGCAATAATAAACAAAAGGCACGCTGCAAAGATCAATTCTTCTTCTTCTGTAGATATAAAAATAATTATAAGCGGTACGAAAAGTATTCTTATTATGCTAAGTCTGTTGGGAAGCGTCCAGAGGGATGCTTTTTCATCTTTAACCTTCATTTGGCTTCTTTAATTTACCATAGTAATATTTCACTCTTTTTATGAATGTTCTGGTTTCCTCAATGGGTGGAACTTTCATATTATGCTCTATAACTTTATTCGGTCCTGCATTATATGCTGCAAGCATTAATTCAATATCTCCATCAAAAATACCATCTAACAATTTCAGGTATTTTGTTCCTCCCATAATATTGTCGTCAGGATCAAAGGGATCGTCCACCTTCATGAGTCTTGCCGTATCGGGCATGAGCTGCATAAGCCCTTGTGCACCTTTGTTGGATATTGCATTCGGGTTAAAATTGGATTCAGCCTTCATAACAGCTTTTATAAGTGAAGGATCCATTCCATGAAGCTTTGAATGATGCATAATTATCTTATCATAATTACCGTTTTCAATATTTTTTGACAGAATGGTCGTATTTTTTTCGGATATTACAACATGGTATTTCTTGCCGGCAGGGAGAATATTTGTAAAATGATATACCCCACGCTCATCAACGTAACCGTAAATACCTGCATATCCATATATCGGTATGAGGCATATAATGACCAACATTATTACTTTTAAATTCATTGGCTTATTTTCGTAAACTTTTGCAAGCTTGTCAAGCATTTTGAACTGCAATACAAAGCCTTACCATTGAAAACAGTGATTAATGCTAATACATAAATCACTCCTGGTGTTTTGTGCATGTTGTCCACGCCTTTATTAATGGGGTTCTATATGCTACCGGCATATTGAACAGCTTTATTGATGGCAAGGGAAAATGAACGTAAAGGTAGTTCCTGTTGATTGACTGCTTTCTACTTCTATTGATCCTTCATGGTCTTTTATAATTTCATATACAATAAATAAACCCAGACCTATACCTTTGCCTTGCTGCTTGGTCGTGAAGAAGGGTTTGAAAATATCCTTCAATACATGCTTTTCTATACCTGCCCCGCTATCCGTTACTTTACATACAAGCTGCTTTTCATCTTTGTTTAATGTTTCAATGGTAATAACACCGTTTTCATCACCAATGGCATCGATTGCATTCTTTATTATATTAATAAATACCTGACACAGCCTGGCAGAATTCCCTTTAATAATGCTGTTGGCAGCATTGAATTTTTTATTAATGGAAATCTTTTTTGTTTTATACTGATTATGAAGTATTCTTAAAGTATCTTCAATGGGGGCATGTATTTCTACAAGCTCCTTTACTTCCTCTTTCTGTCTTGAAGCTTCAAGCAGGCTTTTAATAATCTCTTTTGTCCTTTTTAATTCATTCAGAGAAAAAGTCAGGTCATCGAGAAGTTCACTTTGACCTTCAATGTGTTCGATGTAGTATTCAAGGGTACTCATAACTCCTGCAATGGGATTGTTAAGCTCGTGGGCAATACCTGCAGCAAGCCGTCCAACAGCAGCAAGGCTTTCACTCTGAATGAGGGCTTTTGTCCTTTCATCGACAAGTTTTTCAAGGGAATTTGAAAAATCCTGTATCTTTTTATATGAACCGGCATTGTCAAGGGCAAGGGCTATATGATTTGCAAGGATTGATAATATCTCGGTTTCCTCGCCTGTATAAAGACTCATATCGCCTTTTTCACCTAATAACAGATATGCAGGATACAATTTGGAGGGTACGGGCAGGGACAATCTGTAACCCTGTTTCCAAAATTCATCATTTTCACGAATAAATCTGAAAGCCTCGTTTTCTTCTATTCTCGGAACCATCTTAATATTACATTTTTCGAGATTGAACGTTTTTAATAATCTTTCAACAATTGTTTTTTTAATTTTTCCTACATTATAGAGTGTTAATATTTCAAAACTGAGGTCTTTTATAGCCTTTCTATTTTTTATGAATTCCTGCTGTAGAAACTGTACGAGAAAATTTTGTATTCTTTCCTTGGAAAAATAAATTAAAAGGAATGTAAATAACATTGCCATCAACGATATCAGGTCAGTGTTTAATGACTTTCGAAAAAGGGTTTTTAACAGCACCTGAAGGCCGACAAAAAAGCCTGTGGATATAAGAAGCAGAGTAACGAACACAATGCCTTTATTCAGGAAGATTTTCCATTCCATCACATCATGCCGGTAAATTGCATATCCGAGGAGACACATAGGAACAAAGATAAAATTGCCGATGGGATATGCCTCGTATCCCCACATGATAACAACATCAAAATGGTTTACAAGTGCGGCAAGACCAAAGCTTAAAATGATATATTTTATTCTTGTTTTCTTGATTGAAACCTTTTCCTCCTTCAGATTTTTGAAAAGAAGGAAAAGAGAGAGCACAACGCTTAACGTGCAGAATGTGCCAAATATATAAAATAACGGGCCTGAAACAGCAAAATAACCGAAATAATACGGCATGACACCGGTCAGGTAAAGGGGGTGCTGCGTAAGAGGTACAAGAAGAAACGCAATGATATAAAACACTTTCACAAGCGGCATCCAACCCTTATGTTCCGTTGCCAAAATTGTAAAGTGAAGATACAGGGGAATAATAAAAACAAGAAAAGCATGGTCTATTCTGCTTATCCTGATTGCCAAGGCTTCATCCTGAATAATTGTAAGCAAAGTTTTATCGATGTTAAGCATGCAGCCAATTAAACATATCAAAGAAAACAGAAGATTTACACGCGCATTCTTTGATTTAAATATTCCCATCAAGAATAGTATGAAAAGGATTATCGAGCTTAGCAGAGGCGGTATGCTGTATGTATTCATCGTGTTATTTCTGAAATTACTATAAGTCGGGAATTGGTGCAAGAAAATTATTTTAAATGGTGAACTAAACTTTAAAGGCAAATACCAGGGTCAGCCCTTGGCATTTGAATTATCAACATAAATATCCTTGTGAGAAGCCAACGGACGAGATGTGGCAGTCAAAGGAAAAGCATACTGGCCGCGACTTGTCTCACGATGACAAATCAAGGATAGAGAACGCATGCGGTGCATTTGTCTTTTGTATTTCAGTTGACATGCGTTCCTGGTATTTGTTAAGTACACTCAAAGCAGATATCTGGTGGCATTAACTGCACCGCCATAAGCATTGTGAGATGATCAACTGTCATTTTCCTGCGTTGTCCCAGGCTTGAATCGGCGTATTTACTTGCAAAGGAACATACAATGACAGACTACAGAAGGACGGTATGTAATGGATAAAAAAAAGATAAAAGTCCTAATTCGTGACCTGGGCATTTTCTGGTTTTTGGTGATTATTTTTGTTCTTATCTGGAGGCACAATATTGCTGTTACCGGTTTTATAATAACTGTTTATCTCATACGATATTTCATATGGCCTGATAATGAAGACCATGTTGTGTTCATTGCCGGTGCAGTTCTCGGTTCAATTGCTGAGATCATTGCCACAAAAGCCGGTACCTGGAGTTATGCGCTGCCCACCTTTCTTAATATACCTATCTGGCTTCCTTTTGCATGGGGTTTTGTTTCAGTCCTGATTATTCGAATAGCCCAGGTTTTCCTGAGAAACAGATACTGAAAATGAACTATCCTGCCGCAAGTACACGGTTCAGCTCTGTATACATTCAGCGAAGCAGCATTATGGGGGATGCAGGTTATTGTGGAGGAAGCGTTTTCCTCCGAAAAAACCGGCTAAGCAAGTAGAGACGCAAAATTTTGCGTCTCTACAATTGTCTTTTTAGCCCGGCATTAAAAGTCCCGGAAGCCATGTAGCAAGTCCGGGCCAGATAAAAAGAATAATTGCCCCGACTACAAGGCTTATCAGAAAAGGATATACACCGGCATAGATTACGCTGAAAGGTGTTTTGGTAATATTCTTTACAACAAAGACATTGATTGCTACAGGTGGTATGACAACGCCAACCATAACAGTAATACCAATCATGATACCAAACCATAATGGATTATAACCGAGCTTGATAATTGCAGGGTAGAAGATAGGGGTTGCCAATATCATGAATGCAAGATCATCAATAAAAGAACCGCCGATAAGATAGATAAAAGTTATAAAGATCATTATAAGCCATGACGGAAGGGAAAGGCCTACGATCCAGTCAGCGGCAATCATAGGTATCCTGGTTACGGCAATAAAATGTCCAAGCACGGTTGAACCGGCTATGAGCATAAGCACCATACATGCAGTTCTTATTGATTCTGAAACTGATTTCATATAACCCTTGAAGTTCAAGTCTCTCTTGGCAAAGGTCAGAACAAGCACGAAAAAGGTTCCCACACTTCCTGCCTCGGTCGGTGTGAAGAATCCCTTGAGAATGCCGGCTATCATCAGGATAAAAATTGCAATAACCCATATAACTTCGGGGAGCGCCTTGAATCTTTCCGTCCAGGTAAATTTTGGACCCCTGGGGCCAAGAGCAGGATTAATTTTGCACCATCCGTAGATTATCACAATAAAAAAGAAAGCAATAAGAAGGCCTGGGCATATGCCCGCAAGGAAGAGTCTTCCAATCGACTGGTCGGAAATAATACCGAATATAATCAGCGTAACACTTGGCGGCAATAAAATACCCAGAGTTCCGACAGTTGCAACAATGCCCGTGGAAAGCCTTTTGTCATAGTTGTAACGGTCCATTTCAGGAACAGCGACGCTTGCAAAGGTTGCAGCAGTTGCCGGGGAAGACCCGCAGATAGATTTAAAGGCAGTTGCCCCTACAACGGTTGCCATAGCAAGACCGCCGGGGATATGCCCTATGAATTTATATGAACAGTCAAAAAGCCTTTTTGCAATGCCTGAGTTAAAGGCAACCTGTCCCATCAAAATAAAGAGAGGAATAACGGTAAAACCATATGAATCAAAAACATCGAAAAAATCTTTTGCGAGAAGGTTTAATGAAGCACTCCAGGAGATGAGATAGCCAAATCCGATGAAACCGATGAGAATCATGGCAAAGGCCAATTCAATACCTGTGAGAAACATAATCAGTATAACTGCTAATCCTATCAGTCCGACAGTTACCTCATTCATATTGTCCTCCGGCAATCTTAACGATATCAGATATAAGTACAAGGCACTGTATAAAGCAGCATACACCCAATCCGTATGCGATAGGATAAAAAGGCATCTGGCGTGTAGTACTTACTTCTCCTGATTGGTAAAGACCAAATCCGTAAACAAAGAGTTGCCAGCCTATAAGAATAAATAAAATGATGCCGGTGATTCGTGTAGAAATATTGAACACATTTTGAATTGTTTTTGAAAAACTATTAATAGCAAAATCTACAAAGATATGAGCCCTTATCCATGATGTAATGGGAACGGCAAATCCTATAACGATCGCTCCGCCAAAACCTACTATTTCGTATGTACCTACAATAGGGCGATTGAAAAGGCGCAAAAACACATCTGACACTGTGACAAGCATAATAATTGTCAGCGCACAGCCGGAAATAAAACCCATCCATTTACTAAGTTTCTCAACAATTTTTAGAAACCCACTCATAAGACCTCCTGAGGTTGAAACTTTTTCCAATGCTTGTTTTCCTGCAAAAATATCAGATAAATATTTCCATTTTTGTATACACTTTGTCAAGCTAAAACATTGGCGACAATTCACCTATTGCAGGGATCAGGCTTTTACCGTGCAAGACTTTGTAGTCTATTACCCTGATCTCGGCATTGCCATTGTTCATATTTGTTCTACGTAATCAGCATGATATCAGGTATATGGGACATATTGTTTCATTGAATAACTTTTTTGATTCGCCTATGTGCATAGCCTTTAAACTGTATTATATGTTCTGTATAAAGAATTATGTTCTGTATCTAAATTATATTAACGAATGCAAGGATATTTTGTCAACAGGAATTGCATGGAAATATTGATCTGTTATTTTTGTGACATACTATTTCGAAGAAGTATTAATTTTTATTATGTATAACTTATTGCACAATATAGGTAAAATATTTATGTTTTTTCAATAAGCTGCCATCTTTCGTTTCAAAAACCATAATATAGTATATACACATCGGGATATCCACAGAAGCGTTTTATGAACTGGAAGTTGTGCCTTTACACGTTCGCCAAAAGATGGTAAAAGCTATACATGAATATATCCTGCGCTATTCTTGCCGGAGGTAAAAGTTTAAGAATGGGGCGCGACAAGGCAACCCTTCCTGTCGGAACTAAACTGCTGATAAACATGGTGCATGATGAAGCAAAAAAGGTTTTTAAAGAAATCATTGTCATCTCAAATCACCATGAAAGAATTACGGGTATAGATGCCCCTATTTTTAAAGATATCCTGCCGTTACAAAGCCCTATTGTTGGTATTGCATCGGCGCTGCTATATGCTGATACGCCTTACGTCTTTGTTCTTCCCTGTGATGCGCCTTTTGTCTCGGAAGAATCAATAGAATACATGATAGATAAAGCACACGGCGAGGATTTGATAATCCCCAGATCAAAAGGGGGATATGAACCGCTTTATGCGATATATAGCAGATCCTGTATTCCTCATCTATTTAAATTGATAGCACAGAACAATTTAAAGGTCAGAGGCTTATTCCCTTTCATTTCTGTTAAAGTGTTAGAGGAGCACCCATATTTTATAAATAATGGTTATTCTGTGTTTACAAATATCAATGCAATCAATGATCTGGCAATAATTCAGAACCAGGAGGGTACAGGAAACAAAATATTCCCCCAGACTAATGGAAAAAAGTCTACCGGAACCGGCAATGGAACACAAGAGGAGAAGCCCTCTATGACAAGTCATGGGCATTGAATGATAAACGAGGGACGACAAATTCTAAAAGACGAAGAACAAGATAAATATTCCTACGATTCTTGCAGTAGAGAATTGATGATCGGCAAAATGAAGGATAGTGATATCAAAAATGTCCTCGATATAGAAAAACGTTCTTTTATTACACCCTGGACAAAGAAAATGCTCTATGAAACATTGTCTTCACCTATATCTGCCAGTTTTGTCATTGAAACAAACGATCTTTTGCTCGGTTACATTATGTTGTATTATGTGCTTGATGAAGCTCACATATTGAATCTTGCAATAAATCCCGATTACAGGGGAAGAGGATACGCCTCACAGCTTATCCGTCATATAATTGAATACTGTGCTAAAAAAGGTATATCGGATTTTTTTCTTGAAGTAAGAGATGGTAATATTAAG is a genomic window of Pseudomonadota bacterium containing:
- a CDS encoding TRAP transporter large permease, producing MNEVTVGLIGLAVILIMFLTGIELAFAMILIGFIGFGYLISWSASLNLLAKDFFDVFDSYGFTVIPLFILMGQVAFNSGIAKRLFDCSYKFIGHIPGGLAMATVVGATAFKSICGSSPATAATFASVAVPEMDRYNYDKRLSTGIVATVGTLGILLPPSVTLIIFGIISDQSIGRLFLAGICPGLLIAFFFIVIIYGWCKINPALGPRGPKFTWTERFKALPEVIWVIAIFILMIAGILKGFFTPTEAGSVGTFFVLVLTFAKRDLNFKGYMKSVSESIRTACMVLMLIAGSTVLGHFIAVTRIPMIAADWIVGLSLPSWLIMIFITFIYLIGGSFIDDLAFMILATPIFYPAIIKLGYNPLWFGIMIGITVMVGVVIPPVAINVFVVKNITKTPFSVIYAGVYPFLISLVVGAIILFIWPGLATWLPGLLMPG
- a CDS encoding ATP-binding protein, producing MAIRISRIDHAFLVFIIPLYLHFTILATEHKGWMPLVKVFYIIAFLLVPLTQHPLYLTGVMPYYFGYFAVSGPLFYIFGTFCTLSVVLSLFLLFKNLKEEKVSIKKTRIKYIILSFGLAALVNHFDVVIMWGYEAYPIGNFIFVPMCLLGYAIYRHDVMEWKIFLNKGIVFVTLLLISTGFFVGLQVLLKTLFRKSLNTDLISLMAMLFTFLLIYFSKERIQNFLVQFLQQEFIKNRKAIKDLSFEILTLYNVGKIKKTIVERLLKTFNLEKCNIKMVPRIEENEAFRFIRENDEFWKQGYRLSLPVPSKLYPAYLLLGEKGDMSLYTGEETEILSILANHIALALDNAGSYKKIQDFSNSLEKLVDERTKALIQSESLAAVGRLAAGIAHELNNPIAGVMSTLEYYIEHIEGQSELLDDLTFSLNELKRTKEIIKSLLEASRQKEEVKELVEIHAPIEDTLRILHNQYKTKKISINKKFNAANSIIKGNSARLCQVFINIIKNAIDAIGDENGVITIETLNKDEKQLVCKVTDSGAGIEKHVLKDIFKPFFTTKQQGKGIGLGLFIVYEIIKDHEGSIEVESSQSTGTTFTFIFPCHQ
- the rimI gene encoding ribosomal protein S18-alanine N-acetyltransferase yields the protein MINEGRQILKDEEQDKYSYDSCSRELMIGKMKDSDIKNVLDIEKRSFITPWTKKMLYETLSSPISASFVIETNDLLLGYIMLYYVLDEAHILNLAINPDYRGRGYASQLIRHIIEYCAKKGISDFFLEVRDGNIKAINLYKMFGFKVIGKRKKYYTDTHEDALVMQLSLC
- a CDS encoding 1-phosphofructokinase family hexose kinase, with the translated sequence MIYIIALNPYLDKTIDIEELVYDDVNEIVEEKNHACGKGIDVSRVIKELGGQSIVLGLIGGYSGLELESMLINEGIICDFTHINSETKTNITVYQKRKKIQTLLSTTDPVVSPIELTTFLNKIKEIPRNSFAVITGNAPGFISDNFYAQLILILKEKNIKVILDTDGTALKNGISASPYLIKPNIHEFGRLVEKNISGIDEIIEYAKPYKNVVEYIVVSMGVMGALAISNNIVYHVIPPKIKVGSSIGAGDSLVAGIVFSLSTGNSFEEALTLGVASGTAATLNQGRELCKKEDIDKIKKEVNIKII
- the pal gene encoding peptidoglycan-associated lipoprotein Pal, with protein sequence MKVKSFGLILFVILISLSLSGCGCFQQQMKGETPAPGAPQAQLVEPGAKAAIPVETPASVVAAMKDVNFDFDKYNIRPGDAEILKQNADWFRANPGKKVRIEGYCDERGTTEYNLVLGQKRADSAKSYVGNLGVDTKLMETVSYGKEKPLDPGHNEAAWAKNRRAQFLPVQ
- a CDS encoding transglycosylase SLT domain-containing protein, translating into MLDKLAKVYENKPMNLKVIMLVIICLIPIYGYAGIYGYVDERGVYHFTNILPAGKKYHVVISEKNTTILSKNIENGNYDKIIMHHSKLHGMDPSLIKAVMKAESNFNPNAISNKGAQGLMQLMPDTARLMKVDDPFDPDDNIMGGTKYLKLLDGIFDGDIELMLAAYNAGPNKVIEHNMKVPPIEETRTFIKRVKYYYGKLKKPNEG
- a CDS encoding KamA family radical SAM protein; translated protein: MGKKNRLIRDITKQHGQKTEGLSFYRFSKMVQKREGTSTALPFIHTSEELSNHLHLDNKTKEEIKKVSKLYSFRIPKFYLDLMEKDNPLCAIRKQSVPSIEELAGNGNLDPLNEKNISLTPSFFKRYHHRGVFLASSDCAMYCRFCNRRRLIGKKWDARLYWEDTFQYLEKDRETHEVIISGGDPLMLSPDELDYILTRLRSIQSIKSIRISTRMPVVYPEGLKQGHFDALKKSSPLWIVIHINHPREVSRDFIETTSRLRDAGGIVISQTVLLRGVNDCPNVLARLFENLIYCGVKPYYLFQLDEVRGAGHFKVKLKKGIEIMRYLRANISGLAIPQYALDITGGLGKVPVDYKYIKKRYGNKVLVEGLSGKTGIYNDDAKQSNCSGCNICKQNLL
- a CDS encoding TRAP transporter small permease; translation: MSGFLKIVEKLSKWMGFISGCALTIIMLVTVSDVFLRLFNRPIVGTYEIVGFGGAIVIGFAVPITSWIRAHIFVDFAINSFSKTIQNVFNISTRITGIILFILIGWQLFVYGFGLYQSGEVSTTRQMPFYPIAYGLGVCCFIQCLVLISDIVKIAGGQYE
- a CDS encoding molybdenum cofactor guanylyltransferase, producing the protein MNISCAILAGGKSLRMGRDKATLPVGTKLLINMVHDEAKKVFKEIIVISNHHERITGIDAPIFKDILPLQSPIVGIASALLYADTPYVFVLPCDAPFVSEESIEYMIDKAHGEDLIIPRSKGGYEPLYAIYSRSCIPHLFKLIAQNNLKVRGLFPFISVKVLEEHPYFINNGYSVFTNINAINDLAIIQNQEGTGNKIFPQTNGKKSTGTGNGTQEEKPSMTSHGH
- the pgsA gene encoding CDP-diacylglycerol--glycerol-3-phosphate 3-phosphatidyltransferase, giving the protein MKVKDEKASLWTLPNRLSIIRILFVPLIIIFISTEEEELIFAACLLFIIAGITDGLDGYIARKMSMKTKLGLYLDPIADKLLVTSVLIALSYYRLVPLWITLILVGREFLINGLRSFYATEGIDIYPSFSGKLKTALQIVGITCILFYSSIHKFDRIMHSLGLIILYASLFFSIYSAVHYMIAIFRMPNKQL